One genomic segment of Salinibacter grassmerensis includes these proteins:
- a CDS encoding Na+/H+ antiporter NhaC family protein, producing the protein MSDPAEPDASITDVQDSGSAPPDAPDETGDEVSRWRRWIVAALVLGGLGAAVYVAGDIPKTDGHYGFWSVLPPLIAIVLAFWLQEVVSALFIGIAAGGIIAGQVNIIDAFLLPAIGTEDFALILLVYLWALGGLIGLWTRTGGAVRFAEWAGEKMVRGPRTAKFFTWLMGLLFHQGGTISTVLTGATARPIGDQHDVSHEELSYVVDSTASPAATLIPFNVWPIYVGGLVAGTIPLIETSQEGIAFFFSSIWANFYALFAVALTLLFAWEVLPWVPSKKMREATERARTTGKLDRDDATPLTARELTEMNIPDDYTPSLVDFVGPIGTLLAVAILPYLYTYFYLGNTEDPTLLIAEAFVLAVLAGMALALFKGMEFQEAIDGFIDGCKGVTIGAIILALAVSLKEVADAVGTAEYVVATVGEAIPPAVLPGLLVVLCLIIAFSTGTSWGTYAVVFPVALPLAWSVSQDPFFITLCFGAVVGGSVYGDQCSPISDTTVLSSLATGSDLMDHVNTQLPLASVAGGMAIVLYTVLVVLFV; encoded by the coding sequence ATGTCCGACCCCGCCGAGCCCGACGCTTCAATCACTGATGTTCAGGATTCGGGGTCCGCCCCCCCGGATGCTCCGGACGAGACGGGCGACGAGGTGTCGCGGTGGCGACGATGGATTGTCGCGGCACTGGTCCTGGGCGGCCTCGGGGCGGCGGTCTACGTGGCCGGCGACATCCCCAAGACCGACGGCCACTATGGCTTCTGGTCGGTGCTGCCCCCGCTCATCGCCATCGTGCTGGCCTTTTGGCTGCAGGAGGTCGTGAGCGCCCTCTTCATCGGGATTGCGGCCGGGGGCATCATCGCGGGGCAGGTCAACATCATCGATGCCTTTCTGCTGCCGGCCATCGGCACCGAAGACTTTGCGCTCATCCTACTGGTGTACCTCTGGGCGCTGGGGGGGCTCATTGGGCTGTGGACACGAACGGGCGGGGCGGTCCGCTTTGCGGAATGGGCGGGCGAGAAGATGGTGCGCGGTCCGCGGACGGCCAAGTTCTTTACCTGGCTCATGGGCCTCCTTTTCCACCAGGGCGGCACCATCTCCACGGTGCTGACCGGGGCCACGGCCCGTCCCATCGGGGATCAGCATGACGTATCGCACGAGGAGCTGTCGTACGTGGTCGACTCGACGGCCTCCCCCGCCGCCACCCTCATCCCGTTCAACGTGTGGCCGATCTACGTGGGCGGGCTCGTGGCGGGCACCATCCCGCTCATCGAGACGTCCCAGGAGGGAATTGCGTTTTTCTTCTCGTCGATCTGGGCCAACTTCTACGCCCTCTTCGCGGTGGCCCTAACGCTTCTCTTCGCCTGGGAGGTGCTGCCCTGGGTGCCCAGCAAAAAGATGCGGGAGGCCACCGAGCGGGCGCGCACCACAGGCAAGCTCGACCGGGACGACGCCACCCCACTCACCGCCCGGGAACTCACGGAGATGAACATCCCGGACGACTACACTCCTAGTCTGGTCGACTTTGTCGGGCCCATCGGGACGCTGCTGGCGGTTGCCATCCTGCCGTACCTGTACACCTACTTTTACCTCGGCAACACCGAGGACCCAACCCTGCTCATTGCGGAGGCGTTCGTGCTGGCGGTGCTGGCAGGCATGGCCCTCGCGCTGTTCAAGGGCATGGAGTTCCAGGAGGCAATCGACGGGTTCATCGACGGCTGCAAGGGCGTCACCATCGGCGCGATCATTCTCGCACTGGCCGTCTCACTGAAGGAGGTGGCCGACGCCGTGGGCACGGCCGAGTACGTGGTGGCCACCGTCGGCGAGGCCATCCCGCCCGCCGTGCTGCCGGGCCTGCTGGTGGTCCTTTGCCTCATCATCGCCTTCTCGACCGGCACGTCGTGGGGCACCTACGCGGTGGTCTTTCCGGTGGCCCTGCCGCTGGCGTGGAGCGTGTCGCAGGATCCGTTCTTCATCACGCTCTGCTTCGGGGCGGTCGTGGGGGGCAGCGTCTACGGCGACCAGTGCTCGCCCATCTCGGACACCACGGTCCTGTCGTCGCTGGCCACCGGATCGGACCTGATGGACCACGTAAACACGCAGCTCCCGCTCGCGTCGGTCGCCGGCGGGATGGCCATTGTCCTCTACACGGTCCTGGTCGTGCTCTTCGTGTAG
- a CDS encoding alanyl-tRNA editing protein: MTELRYLPDSDDVTTFSAAVADATDDYIVLNGTYFYPEGGGQPADHGTLHWAGGSAEVTDVQKEHGAVRHYIETREGALPAEGDEVTGDVDEARRWVLRRMHTAQHILSKIVLDVFGAQTAGNQIHADRSRIDFEPADFSEEDAALIEERTNVAIEQDLPVEKQEMARARAEEQTPEGRGLLDLIPDHVDPLRMVKIGDLDLCPCGGTHVDRTRDVGRVRITNRTSKGADVDRIEFELED, translated from the coding sequence ATGACTGAGCTTCGATACCTGCCCGACAGCGACGACGTCACCACCTTCAGCGCCGCCGTCGCGGACGCGACCGACGACTACATCGTGCTCAACGGCACTTACTTCTACCCCGAGGGCGGGGGCCAGCCGGCGGATCACGGCACACTGCACTGGGCGGGCGGCTCGGCGGAGGTGACCGACGTGCAGAAGGAGCACGGTGCGGTGCGCCACTACATCGAAACCCGGGAGGGAGCGCTGCCGGCGGAGGGCGACGAGGTAACGGGAGACGTAGACGAGGCGCGCCGCTGGGTCCTGCGCCGGATGCACACTGCTCAGCACATCCTCTCGAAGATCGTGCTCGACGTGTTTGGGGCGCAGACGGCCGGGAATCAGATTCACGCAGACCGCTCGCGCATCGACTTCGAGCCCGCCGACTTCTCTGAGGAAGACGCAGCCCTCATCGAGGAGCGAACCAACGTGGCCATCGAACAGGACCTGCCGGTCGAGAAACAGGAGATGGCCCGCGCCCGAGCGGAGGAGCAGACGCCGGAGGGCCGCGGGCTACTCGACCTCATTCCCGATCATGTGGACCCACTGCGGATGGTCAAGATTGGCGACCTCGACCTCTGTCCCTGCGGCGGCACCCACGTGGACCGCACCCGAGATGTCGGGCGGGTCCGCATCACGAATCGCACGTCGAAGGGCGCCGATGTGGATCGGATTGAGTTTGAACTGGAGGACTGA
- a CDS encoding PorT family protein, translating to MRLSRVCALAILAVGCIAIGSPVQAQDVQIGVRNGVVVSTLRGDLFYPGLEFEGGQVRTTHQAGIQVAGALAVSLSDRVAVQAELQYAQKGAALRGTWSQETCGGPLVDCIIPSLDGTYRASYVQLPILLAWRQPLGHGLSLRLLAGPSFDLVVDTQIVTGTLSESALPENALSPMSRETLGAVAGVEVQYDVTAAGALVLGARYHPGITGIDMLNVDSTVRSRAYGIRLGYSFRL from the coding sequence ATGAGACTGTCTCGCGTCTGCGCCCTCGCCATCCTAGCTGTTGGATGCATCGCGATCGGTTCGCCCGTTCAAGCACAAGACGTACAGATTGGAGTGCGAAACGGGGTGGTCGTATCGACCCTGCGGGGCGATCTCTTCTACCCTGGCCTCGAATTCGAGGGTGGGCAGGTGCGCACGACTCACCAGGCCGGGATTCAGGTCGCTGGCGCCTTGGCCGTTTCGCTGAGCGACCGGGTTGCGGTGCAGGCCGAACTCCAGTACGCCCAGAAAGGCGCGGCCCTTCGCGGGACATGGTCGCAGGAGACCTGTGGCGGGCCGCTCGTGGACTGCATCATCCCATCTCTCGATGGCACGTACCGGGCCTCGTACGTGCAGCTCCCGATACTCCTTGCGTGGCGCCAGCCCCTCGGGCACGGCCTTAGCCTGCGACTGCTGGCCGGGCCATCGTTCGATCTGGTCGTGGACACGCAGATCGTGACGGGCACGCTCTCCGAGTCAGCCCTCCCAGAGAATGCATTGTCTCCGATGTCGCGCGAAACGCTTGGGGCGGTGGCGGGGGTAGAGGTTCAGTACGACGTGACGGCGGCCGGGGCGCTCGTGCTCGGCGCACGGTACCATCCCGGGATCACCGGGATCGACATGTTGAATGTCGACTCGACGGTTCGGAGCCGGGCGTACGGGATCAGGCTGGGATACTCGTTTCGTCTATAG
- the ppsA gene encoding phosphoenolpyruvate synthase, which translates to MPDATTPSAPDAATPPKTASAIRWFETLDNEDIPLVGGKNASLGEMIGALKDSGIRVPDGFATTADTYRRFLEANDLTEHIQAELEAWAAGEKPLNETGTAIRTRIRQGSFPEDVAEEIREAYRSLSAAYDTDATDVAVRSSATAEDLPDASFAGQQESYLDVRGIPAVLTACKRCFASLFTDRALGYREKQGFDHLDVALSVGIQKMVRADKSGVLFTIDTETGFPDTSVINAAYGLGESVVKGIVNPDQYTVYTPFVEDETLSPILEKTRGDQAQKIVSTGEGGTTTMPTSDDEQSGFVLSNEEILALTRWGKIIEEHYDRPMDVEWARDRDSGELFVVQARPETVQSQQAAGTLRTYRLTEDGSPLVTGVGIGKSIVSGTTRVLDSVDEAERFEDGDILVTEMTDPDWGPILERAGGVVTDRGGRTSHAAIVSRELGIPAVIGSETATEALRDDQTVTLSCAHSDAGYVYEGQLDHESEEIDLDALPDPDTRVMLNLASPSAALDWWKLPVEGVGLARMEYVINNIIKVHPLALVAFDEVEDKTAQRRIEDLTQGYTDKAEYFVDHLSRGIATIAATQHPHPVIVRLSDFKTNEYADLIGGSGFEPEEANPMLGWRGASRYYSDAYEKGFALECRALKRVRDEMGFTNVVAMVPFCRTPEEADRVLDVMADHGLKRGTNGLEVYVMAEIPANIALADKFAERFDGFSIGTNDLTQLTLGVGRDAERLTHLFDERNAAVKRRIAELIEEAHAAGRPVGICGQAPSDYPEFAEFLVEAGIDSISVTPDSVPNVLRHVAQAEARTS; encoded by the coding sequence ATGCCCGACGCTACGACGCCCTCTGCACCCGACGCCGCAACGCCCCCCAAGACAGCGTCCGCGATTCGCTGGTTCGAGACGCTCGACAACGAGGACATTCCCTTGGTCGGTGGGAAGAATGCCTCTCTCGGCGAGATGATTGGGGCCCTGAAGGACTCTGGCATTCGCGTCCCCGACGGATTTGCGACGACCGCCGATACCTACCGGCGCTTTTTAGAGGCCAACGACCTCACGGAGCACATCCAGGCGGAGCTTGAGGCCTGGGCCGCAGGCGAGAAGCCCCTGAACGAGACGGGCACGGCCATCCGTACCCGAATCCGGCAGGGCTCTTTTCCGGAGGACGTGGCAGAGGAGATCCGGGAGGCCTACCGGTCCCTCAGCGCCGCTTACGACACCGACGCCACGGACGTGGCCGTGCGGAGCAGCGCGACGGCCGAGGACCTGCCCGACGCCAGCTTCGCGGGACAGCAGGAGAGCTACCTGGACGTGCGTGGGATCCCCGCCGTCCTCACGGCCTGCAAGCGGTGCTTCGCTTCCCTCTTCACCGACCGCGCCCTGGGCTACCGTGAGAAGCAAGGCTTCGACCACCTCGACGTGGCCCTGTCGGTGGGCATCCAGAAGATGGTGCGGGCCGACAAGTCGGGCGTTCTCTTCACGATCGACACCGAGACGGGCTTTCCCGACACGAGCGTCATCAACGCGGCGTATGGGCTCGGCGAGAGCGTCGTGAAGGGCATCGTCAACCCGGACCAGTATACCGTCTACACTCCCTTCGTGGAGGACGAGACCCTGTCCCCCATTCTGGAGAAGACCAGGGGCGACCAGGCCCAGAAGATCGTGTCTACGGGCGAGGGCGGCACGACCACGATGCCCACCTCCGACGATGAGCAGTCCGGCTTCGTGCTGTCCAACGAGGAGATTCTCGCACTGACCCGGTGGGGGAAAATTATTGAGGAGCACTACGACCGTCCGATGGACGTAGAGTGGGCCCGCGACCGGGACAGTGGCGAGCTGTTCGTGGTGCAGGCCCGGCCCGAGACGGTGCAGTCCCAGCAGGCCGCCGGCACCCTCCGGACGTACCGACTGACGGAGGACGGGTCGCCATTGGTCACGGGCGTCGGCATCGGAAAGTCCATTGTGTCGGGGACGACCCGCGTGCTCGACAGCGTCGACGAGGCCGAGCGGTTCGAGGACGGGGACATTCTCGTCACCGAAATGACGGACCCCGACTGGGGCCCCATTCTGGAACGGGCCGGCGGCGTGGTCACGGACCGGGGAGGGCGGACGTCCCACGCCGCGATCGTGAGCCGCGAACTCGGCATTCCGGCCGTCATCGGCTCGGAGACCGCCACGGAGGCGCTCCGGGACGACCAGACGGTGACCCTGTCGTGCGCCCACAGTGACGCCGGGTACGTCTACGAGGGGCAGCTCGACCACGAGAGCGAGGAGATCGACCTCGACGCGCTTCCGGACCCCGACACCCGGGTCATGCTAAACCTGGCAAGCCCGTCCGCGGCGCTCGATTGGTGGAAGCTTCCCGTGGAGGGGGTTGGACTCGCCCGCATGGAGTACGTCATCAACAACATCATCAAGGTCCACCCGCTGGCGCTGGTGGCGTTCGACGAGGTGGAGGACAAGACCGCACAGCGTCGCATCGAAGACCTCACTCAGGGGTACACCGACAAGGCGGAGTACTTCGTTGACCACCTCTCACGCGGGATCGCCACGATTGCCGCCACCCAGCACCCCCACCCGGTGATCGTGCGCCTCAGCGACTTCAAGACCAACGAGTACGCCGATCTCATTGGCGGGAGCGGCTTTGAGCCGGAGGAGGCAAACCCGATGCTCGGCTGGCGCGGGGCCTCTCGCTACTACAGCGACGCGTACGAGAAGGGCTTCGCGCTGGAGTGCCGGGCCCTCAAGCGCGTCCGCGACGAGATGGGCTTTACAAACGTGGTGGCCATGGTGCCCTTCTGCCGCACGCCAGAGGAGGCCGACCGGGTGCTCGACGTGATGGCCGACCATGGCCTGAAGCGCGGCACGAACGGGTTGGAGGTGTACGTGATGGCCGAGATTCCGGCCAACATCGCCCTGGCCGACAAGTTTGCGGAGCGGTTCGACGGATTCTCCATCGGCACGAACGACCTGACGCAACTCACGCTGGGCGTGGGGCGGGACGCGGAGCGCCTCACCCACCTGTTCGACGAGCGCAACGCGGCGGTGAAGCGGCGGATTGCGGAGCTCATTGAGGAGGCCCATGCCGCCGGGCGCCCGGTGGGCATCTGCGGGCAGGCCCCCAGCGACTATCCCGAGTTTGCGGAATTCCTGGTCGAGGCCGGCATCGACTCGATCTCCGTCACCCCCGACAGTGTCCCCAACGTCCTCCGGCACGTTGCCCAGGCGGAGGCCCGAACGTCGTAG
- a CDS encoding KamA family radical SAM protein — MAPSDPRPSPDHPKWTDWRWQMQNRIHSAEALRKWIRPTDDERAAIERAGDAFRWNVTPYYAHLMAPDDPSCPVRRQAVPTMDEFGADIVDELDPLDETGHEPVKNLIHNYEDRVAFCVTAECAIYCRYCLRKRMVGDAEYFMRTDEHQAAIDYIAAHDEIRDVLLTGGDPLTFNEANLEWLLSRLRAIDHVELIRFGSRMPVKLPYRITEELCDLLAQYHPLWINTHFNHPKELTDDAAAAIARLKDAGIPVGNQTVLLRGVNDDPDTMKALNEGLVRMRVRPYYLYQAQIIGGTGHLRTPIEVGMHIMRQLRGRTSGFAIPDYVLDTPHGKVPLNRSYVKGRAGNHVLMESYDGTLWAEPNPVPKGHDLPVRLPPVDLPPDVDTIPTNDSLGTRTASA, encoded by the coding sequence ATGGCTCCCTCTGACCCACGCCCCAGCCCCGACCACCCAAAGTGGACCGACTGGCGCTGGCAGATGCAAAACCGCATCCACAGTGCCGAGGCCCTTCGGAAGTGGATTCGCCCGACAGACGACGAGCGTGCGGCCATCGAGCGGGCCGGGGACGCCTTTCGGTGGAACGTGACCCCGTACTACGCCCACCTGATGGCCCCCGACGACCCGTCGTGCCCGGTACGGCGCCAGGCCGTGCCCACGATGGACGAGTTCGGGGCCGACATCGTCGACGAGCTCGACCCCCTCGACGAAACCGGGCACGAGCCCGTCAAAAACCTCATCCACAACTATGAGGACCGGGTGGCCTTCTGCGTCACCGCCGAGTGCGCCATCTACTGCCGGTACTGCCTGCGCAAGCGCATGGTCGGCGACGCCGAGTACTTCATGCGGACCGACGAGCACCAGGCGGCCATCGACTACATCGCCGCCCACGACGAAATTCGCGACGTGCTGCTCACGGGCGGCGACCCGCTTACGTTCAACGAGGCAAACCTGGAGTGGCTTCTCAGCAGACTACGGGCGATCGACCACGTGGAGCTCATCCGCTTCGGGTCCCGCATGCCGGTAAAGCTTCCGTACCGTATCACCGAGGAGCTCTGCGACCTGTTGGCCCAGTACCACCCGCTCTGGATCAACACCCACTTTAACCACCCGAAGGAGCTCACCGACGATGCCGCCGCGGCCATCGCCCGGCTCAAGGACGCCGGCATTCCCGTGGGCAACCAGACCGTGCTCTTGCGGGGGGTCAACGACGACCCCGATACGATGAAAGCCCTCAATGAGGGCCTCGTCCGCATGCGGGTGCGTCCCTACTACCTCTACCAGGCGCAGATTATCGGCGGCACCGGCCACCTGCGCACGCCCATCGAGGTGGGCATGCACATCATGCGGCAGCTTCGGGGACGGACGTCTGGGTTTGCCATTCCAGACTACGTTCTCGACACGCCCCACGGCAAAGTGCCCCTCAACCGCAGCTACGTGAAGGGACGGGCGGGCAACCACGTGCTCATGGAGAGCTACGACGGCACGCTCTGGGCCGAGCCGAATCCGGTCCCGAAGGGCCACGACCTCCCGGTTCGGCTCCCCCCGGTCGACCTGCCCCCCGACGTTGACACCATCCCGACGAACGACTCGCTAGGCACACGCACCGCGAGCGCGTAG
- a CDS encoding adenosylhomocysteinase codes for MDHKEGQYKVRDLGLADEGRKRIEWAESRMPVLMELREEFADEKPFEGYKISGCLHVTKETAVLVETLQACGAEVAWSGCNPLSTQDDIAAALANGGTEIYAWHGLDTEDFYWCIERTIDTPPHLTLDDGADLIFTVHSDHPEMADHIIGGSEETTTGVHRLRAMDDDGELQYPVYAVNDAETKWDFDNVYGTGQSTIDGILRATSTMIAGKNFVIAGYGHCGRGVATRAKGMGANTIVTEVKPAKALKATLDGHQVMSMDEAAEKGDIFVTATGMKDVIRGRHFLKMKEGAIVANTGHYDVELNLEELAELSTDAREVRENNREYTMENGKRVYVLGDGRLVNLAAAEGHPSEVMDMSFANQFRAHLDLVQRHESSAMLEDKVYDIPQEMDDEIAEVKLRTMGIQIDGLSEDQEHYATDYSAGT; via the coding sequence ATGGATCACAAAGAAGGACAGTATAAGGTACGCGACTTGGGCCTGGCCGACGAGGGCCGCAAGCGCATCGAATGGGCCGAGAGCCGGATGCCCGTGCTCATGGAGCTCCGTGAAGAGTTTGCCGACGAGAAGCCCTTTGAGGGCTACAAGATCAGCGGTTGCCTGCACGTGACGAAGGAAACCGCGGTGCTCGTCGAGACCCTGCAGGCCTGCGGCGCCGAGGTGGCCTGGAGCGGCTGCAACCCGCTCTCGACCCAGGACGACATTGCCGCCGCCCTCGCCAACGGCGGGACCGAAATCTACGCGTGGCACGGGCTCGACACCGAAGACTTCTACTGGTGCATCGAGCGGACGATCGACACGCCGCCGCACCTCACGCTCGACGACGGTGCAGACCTCATCTTCACCGTCCACTCCGACCATCCGGAGATGGCCGACCACATCATCGGCGGATCCGAGGAGACCACGACGGGCGTGCACCGGCTTCGCGCCATGGACGACGACGGGGAGCTGCAGTATCCCGTGTACGCCGTCAACGACGCGGAGACGAAGTGGGACTTCGACAACGTGTACGGCACCGGCCAGTCCACGATCGACGGCATTCTGCGAGCGACCAGCACCATGATCGCGGGCAAGAACTTCGTCATCGCGGGCTACGGCCACTGCGGGCGGGGCGTTGCCACCCGTGCCAAGGGCATGGGCGCCAACACGATCGTGACCGAGGTCAAGCCGGCGAAGGCGCTGAAGGCGACCCTCGACGGCCACCAGGTGATGAGCATGGACGAGGCCGCCGAGAAGGGCGACATCTTCGTGACGGCCACCGGCATGAAGGACGTGATCCGGGGACGCCACTTCCTGAAGATGAAGGAGGGGGCGATCGTCGCCAACACTGGCCACTACGATGTGGAGCTCAACCTGGAGGAGCTCGCCGAGCTGTCCACCGACGCCCGAGAGGTGCGCGAGAACAACCGCGAGTACACGATGGAGAATGGCAAGCGCGTGTACGTGCTCGGCGATGGCCGCCTGGTGAACCTAGCCGCGGCGGAGGGCCACCCGAGCGAAGTGATGGACATGAGCTTTGCCAACCAGTTCCGCGCCCACCTCGACCTCGTCCAGCGCCACGAGTCCTCCGCGATGCTGGAGGACAAGGTGTACGATATCCCGCAGGAGATGGACGACGAGATTGCGGAGGTGAAGCTGCGCACGATGGGAATCCAGATCGATGGCCTCTCCGAGGACCAGGAGCACTACGCCACAGACTATTCCGCTGGGACGTAA
- a CDS encoding D-alanine--D-alanine ligase family protein codes for MRIGLLYDTFDAYPWTDDDPPDADAEYEPEETVDTLAAAVEHLGHVPVRIGTAVDLRDQLGGGLSLDAAINITEGAHSRNREAYAPVLLEMAGIPCLGSDALTLSVTLDKAWTKDLVSAADVPTPPHRVYDAPEAVDAEDLPGAFPLFVKPRYEGTSKGITPESKVEDVAALRRAVDRITTTYDQDAVAEEFVAGGGEFTVAVVGHDPPEALPVLQRGVEPTTGLGLHALEHRGAPTADRDWDYELRGTLDTALEDRLQALGRRAFDTLDCRDFARADFRVDGDGAPWFLEINPLPTFKPDDTFAIVAELMGCDYVDYLADVFGQGLRRLGLA; via the coding sequence ATGCGCATCGGTCTCCTCTACGACACCTTCGACGCCTATCCGTGGACCGACGACGACCCACCGGACGCCGACGCCGAGTACGAGCCCGAAGAGACGGTCGACACCCTCGCGGCCGCCGTGGAGCACCTCGGGCACGTCCCCGTTCGCATCGGCACCGCGGTTGACCTGCGCGATCAACTCGGTGGGGGGCTGTCGCTCGACGCCGCAATCAACATCACAGAAGGGGCGCACAGCCGCAACCGGGAGGCCTATGCACCAGTTCTGCTGGAGATGGCCGGCATCCCCTGCCTCGGCTCCGACGCCCTCACCCTCTCGGTAACGCTGGACAAGGCCTGGACGAAGGACCTCGTTTCGGCGGCTGACGTCCCTACCCCCCCACATCGAGTCTATGATGCGCCCGAAGCGGTCGACGCCGAGGACCTTCCGGGCGCTTTTCCGCTGTTCGTAAAGCCGCGCTACGAGGGCACGTCGAAGGGCATCACGCCCGAAAGCAAGGTCGAGGACGTAGCGGCCCTGCGGCGTGCGGTGGACCGGATCACGACGACGTACGACCAGGACGCCGTGGCGGAGGAATTCGTGGCGGGGGGCGGCGAGTTCACGGTGGCCGTCGTGGGGCACGACCCGCCCGAGGCGCTGCCCGTTCTTCAACGCGGGGTGGAGCCCACGACGGGCCTCGGCCTGCACGCCCTGGAGCACCGCGGCGCCCCCACCGCCGACCGGGACTGGGACTATGAATTACGCGGCACACTCGACACCGCCCTCGAAGATCGCCTGCAGGCCCTCGGCCGGAGGGCCTTTGACACGCTCGATTGCCGCGACTTCGCCCGCGCTGACTTCCGGGTCGACGGCGATGGAGCCCCCTGGTTTCTCGAAATCAATCCACTCCCGACGTTCAAGCCCGACGACACCTTCGCGATCGTCGCTGAGCTTATGGGCTGTGATTACGTAGACTACCTCGCCGACGTGTTTGGGCAGGGGCTGCGGCGACTGGGGCTTGCGTAG
- a CDS encoding GHMP kinase yields MIARLLDDRPMPVTAHAPGSVTPIFVPRDGQSSLGISFATADGVTATVESARETLVYLDGRPAQVAPVSGLLDRLGVSATVRLDTAVPIGCGFGVSGAATLATALATNERMSLGHDREALLEASHQAEVEAGTGLGDVFIQERGGLVWNVGDGLEHATRSARIEYQSFGGITTAAVLGDESTVEQVTAAGRAALSGIDPDGPVVDLVEASWQFARETGLATDRVAEAVASVRAAGGAATMAMIGETVVAAGAEGGLKHETHITSEGAALE; encoded by the coding sequence TTGATCGCCCGTCTTCTGGACGACCGGCCCATGCCCGTTACCGCCCACGCCCCGGGGAGTGTTACGCCGATTTTCGTTCCGCGCGACGGCCAGTCGTCGCTCGGCATCAGCTTTGCCACGGCCGACGGCGTGACGGCGACGGTCGAGTCGGCCCGCGAGACGCTGGTTTACCTGGACGGACGGCCCGCGCAGGTGGCGCCGGTGAGTGGGCTGCTTGACCGACTCGGCGTAAGCGCCACGGTCCGCCTCGACACGGCGGTCCCCATTGGGTGTGGCTTTGGGGTCAGCGGGGCGGCCACGCTCGCCACGGCGTTGGCCACCAATGAGCGAATGAGCCTCGGCCACGACCGCGAGGCGCTCCTCGAGGCCTCGCACCAGGCCGAGGTGGAGGCCGGCACGGGGCTTGGGGACGTCTTTATTCAGGAGCGCGGCGGGCTCGTGTGGAACGTGGGCGACGGCCTGGAGCACGCCACGCGCAGTGCGCGGATCGAGTATCAGAGCTTTGGCGGCATCACGACCGCCGCGGTGCTCGGGGACGAGAGCACTGTGGAACAGGTGACGGCTGCGGGCCGGGCCGCCCTGTCGGGCATCGATCCCGACGGGCCGGTCGTCGACCTGGTTGAGGCGTCCTGGCAGTTTGCTCGGGAGACCGGCCTCGCCACCGACCGCGTGGCCGAGGCCGTTGCGTCGGTGCGGGCGGCGGGCGGCGCGGCAACGATGGCGATGATCGGGGAGACGGTCGTTGCGGCAGGGGCCGAAGGCGGGCTCAAGCACGAAACGCACATCACGTCGGAGGGCGCGGCCCTTGAATAG